The Syntrophales bacterium genomic sequence TAATGCAGTCGATCCCGTGAGGCGATCTGTTATCCGGTCTTTATTTTTATATCACCTTCTATGTAACGATGAATGACCCCGGAAATAAGAGTTTGATAAGGCATGCCCATCTCCATCGCCTTTTTTTGAATACCAACAAAGTCGTGGTCATATAGGCGAATCGTTACACGCCTGTCTTTTTTAAGGGTATTATTAGCCGCTGCCCTAATCGATTCAATTTCTTTTTTTAATGGAGCGGCCAGCTTCATCTTGCCCTTTTCCAAAGCATCAAGAATATCTCTTTCTTCTTTATCGTATTTCATTGTTTGCTCTCCAGTTCTTCTTTATACATCTTTGTTGCTTTTCTGCTGGGGATTATGGTTTTTAAAAATATGCACTCTTTTTCAATCACATAAGGAACGATGTGAATGTAACCATCAACAATAACAAAATACAGCTTCTGTCCCGGATAGATTGACTGGTCGGGATGATCAGTTATTTTCCATACATCGCCCCGAGAAAGATGAATGATTATTTGTTCGAAAGATACATGCCTTTCATCTTTTAACCATTCATTTTTTTCAGGATTCCACTCGTATTTCATGGTCAAGTTGTACATCACTTGTGTGTACGCATCAAGCGATATTATTATTTAGCGGATAACGGCGGAGCTAAACGGTGGCGCGCAGCGGTCTACATTGGGGGCGGTTTCATATACTGCATCGTTCCGTCCTGGATGACGGCGACGCGGGCGTCAGCCGGGTAATCCTGCTCCAGCAGGGCGAGCGCCTCGGGCCATGTCTTCACGACGGCCACATCATCGATATGGCAGACCATGTCAAGCATCGTCCTGTCCGGATACGGGGTAAGGACAATCAGGCGTTTCAGGGCGGCAGTGAGCGTTTTTTCGCCCCGGGCCTTCGCGAGATAGTGGCGGCCGCCATAATCACTCCCCCAGGCCCGCATCACGTAGTGGGGCACCTGTCCTCCCGGCGCATCGGCAATCAAAATTGCCGTGCCGGTGCAGTCGTGCTTCAGCGCCATGAGGGCCGGGACGAGGGCGATAATCGCCTCACTCG encodes the following:
- a CDS encoding BrnT family toxin, whose protein sequence is MKYEWNPEKNEWLKDERHVSFEQIIIHLSRGDVWKITDHPDQSIYPGQKLYFVIVDGYIHIVPYVIEKECIFLKTIIPSRKATKMYKEELESKQ